The following DNA comes from Nocardia sp. XZ_19_385.
CGCCGCGATCGTTGCCCTGTTCGTCATGCGGCCCAACAAGACCGCACCGGAAACGGTCGAGAAAACCGCAGAGCTCGCAATTGCCAGGTAGCACAAACGAATACAAGAAGCCCGGCCGGTTCGGACCCCCCGAACCGGCCGGGTTTCTTGTATACCCCCGGGTTGCAACCCCCCTTCGGCTGCAACTCGGGGCCAGCGTGGATCCCCACTCGGGCCGGTACGCGCATCGGCCAATCATCAACGGATGCAACGGATTTTCTCCCGATCGGCGCGGGCCCCCACGCTGCCTCCAAAACATAGTACTCAGAATTGAGTACCGCAATCGCTGGCGGTCACCGCGCGCATGTAATATCCGGAACCGACGAACCGAGGACGGAGGCGACGGGAGATTCACTGAACGCCGAAGAACAGAAGCGACTGGATTACGCTGTCGCTCAGGCGATTCGGGATCTTCGCCGCGCGAAGGGGAAAGAACGGGAGCCGATCTACACGGCGGTCGAGATCAAGCGCGCCACCTGGGATCGGATCGAACGAGGCCAGGCGCACCCCAAACCAGGCCAGCTCTGGGCCATCGCCCGCGCACTCGAGACCACCGTCGAGGAAATCTATGCGCTGGCCTTCGATTTGATAGCCGCCGACGGTGCGAAGCCCGAGGGGATCGGGGATCGTGCCGTGCGAATCTACGGCGGAATGCTCGGGCTACCGAAGCCGCCTACCTAGAATCGCGGGCGTGATGTTCGAAGCAACGGGGTGGGCGATCGTCTTGGCGGTTGTGACGGCATATCGGCTGCGGTGGTGGCGGTCAGCACCTGAATCCAGGTTTTTCACAACAGCTTTCGCTATCTTGAGCGCCGCCTACATCCTGGCGATACCCCCGGTGGTGAACCGGGTCAACCACATCTCACTGGAGCTGATCGGTAGCGCGACCGCGCTGCTTGCCTCTGTCCTGCTGGCGACCATCTCGTTCTGTGCGTTCACGGTGATCGCGTTGCAGATTCTCACCGATTCCCGGCGGCTCGACCGCTATGTCGGCGCCCTGTGGATCGTGGGGGCGACGGTGCTCGTCGGATCCTGGAGCCTGAGTGACATCAGACATTCGCCGACCCTGAATACGTTGTCCGTCACTGATCTTCCCGGTGAGATCTTCGCCCTGACCTACTCCGTGCTCATGATCGTGACCGGTCTGACGTCGTTGGTGGCCACCTAGGCCTCGCTGCGGAGAAAGGGCATGTGGCCCCGGCTTCGACGGGCAACCTGGGCCCTGCTGGTCGCGGCGTTCTGCACAACCGGACTGTCGATCTCGCTGTTGATTGCCGCACTGTGGTTGAACCTGTCGGCAGCGGACGCGCAGTTCCTCGAACGGTTGTGGTGGGCCCCGCTGGTCCTTGCCCTCGCAGTCGCTGGACTGTAACCGCGGCCGGAGGTCAGAAGGCGCCCGCGACAGCCAGAACAGTTCGGCCGGAATGGGATCCGGATTGGATGGCGCGCAGAACCTCGGGGGCCTCGGTGACGGGGGCGAGGTTCTCGATGGCGGAAAGATGCTGGGGTTTCAGTTCTTTGCCGAGGCGGGTCCAGAGGTCACGGCGCTGGTCGATGGGGAAGTGGGCGGAGTCGATGCCGAAGAGGGCGACGCCGCGCAGGATGAAGGGCATGACGGTGGTGGGGAGGTCGGCGCCGCCGGTGAGGCCGCTGACCGCGACGGTGCCGCCGTAGGCGATGCAGCTGAGGACGTAGGCGAGAGACTTTCCGCCGACGCTGTCGACGGCCGCGGACCAGCGGGCCTTGGACAGGGGGCGAAGTTTCGCGTCCGGGTCTTCGGGGAGGCGGCCGATGACCTCGGTGGCGCCGAGTGCGGAAAACAGTTCTGCCGCATCCTTTTTGCCGGTGGAGGCGACCACCTCGAAACCGAGGCCGGCAAGGATGTCGACCGCGACACTGCCCACTCCGCCCGTCGCGCCGGTGACCAGCACCGAGCCATCGGAGGGGGTGAGTCCGCGGTTC
Coding sequences within:
- a CDS encoding helix-turn-helix domain-containing protein, which translates into the protein MSTAIAGGHRAHVISGTDEPRTEATGDSLNAEEQKRLDYAVAQAIRDLRRAKGKEREPIYTAVEIKRATWDRIERGQAHPKPGQLWAIARALETTVEEIYALAFDLIAADGAKPEGIGDRAVRIYGGMLGLPKPPT
- a CDS encoding oxidoreductase; the encoded protein is MEFWAMVAHRSDNGIELTRQKVGEEFLGPGTVLIKVHYSSANFKDGLAVTAGGGVVREYPIVPGIDLTGEVVSSEDDHFVPGDLVVAHGYDIGVSHHGGFAEYARVPAEWVVKLEGLSPREAAALGTAGFTAAMSVQELLNRGLTPSDGSVLVTGATGGVGSVAVDILAGLGFEVVASTGKKDAAELFSALGATEVIGRLPEDPDAKLRPLSKARWSAAVDSVGGKSLAYVLSCIAYGGTVAVSGLTGGADLPTTVMPFILRGVALFGIDSAHFPIDQRRDLWTRLGKELKPQHLSAIENLAPVTEAPEVLRAIQSGSHSGRTVLAVAGAF